The sequence GAATTAGTTATAGCCTTAGCAGAGAACGAACTCTTAATTTTAAGTAGGAGTGTTTATAGCTTTGGCAGAGGATGAACTCTGAATTGAAGGTAGAAATGTTTATAACCTTAGCAGAAAACGAACTCTGAATTGTAGGTAGAAGTGGTTAAGACCTTGGCAGAGATCGAACTTTGAATTTAGGTAGAAGTGATTATAAACTTGGCAAAAGAACGAACTCGGAATTTTAGTTAGAATTGGTTATAACCTTGGAAGAGAACAAAATCTGGATTGTAGGTAGAATTGgttatttaagaaaaaatttaaaatcattatttataaTTCCAAAATCATCAATTATCAATCAAGAATAATCGTTTATCACTTAAAACTCGCTATTCATCATTCAAAAATCCCCGTTTATCGCTTTAGATTCGTTATTCATCATTCAGGAATCATCGTTTATCATTTAATAATCATTATTCACTATTCAAAAATCATCGTTTATTATTTCAGAATCATTATCCATTATTTAAGAATCATCGTTTTTTCTTTTGagagtcattattcatcatttaaaacCCCTGATCTATCAATTATGAATCAATATTCATCCATTAAAAATCACCGTTTATCATTTAAGAATCAATATTCAGCATTCATGAATCATTGTTTTTCAATCAAGAATAATTTTTCGTCTTTCAAAAATCATTGTGTATCATTCAAGAATCATTATTCGTTATTCAAAAATCATCATTTATCCTTTATGAATCATTATTCATCATTCAAAAAACATCATTTATCATTTAAGAatcaatatttatcatataaaaatcaTCGTTTTTCATACAAGAatcattattcattcattattgAAGCATCATTGTTTATCACTTAAGAATCACTATTCATTATACATTATTCAAAATTCCTCATATAACCTTTATGAATCACTAATAATCCTTCAAAAAACATCGTTTATCTTTCAAGAATCAATATCTATCATAAAGAAAATCATCGTTTTTCATTCAagaatcattattcattattcaagaaTCATCGTTTATCATTTAAGGTTCAATATTCATCCTTCAAAAATAATCACTTATCATTTAAGAATCAATATTCATCATTCAAAAATCATCGTTTTACATTCAAGAATCAATATTCATCATTCAAAACTCATTGTTTATCATATGGGTTTCAAATATTCATCATTCAAAAAGCATCATTTATCATTTGTAAATCAAAAATCCTCATTTAAGAATCATCTTTTATCATTCTGGTATTATTATTCATCATTCGAAAATCGTTTATCATATAAGAATACTTATTTATCATTCAAAAATCATTGTTTCTCACTTAAGAATCATAATCAGTCATTCAAAAATCAACGTTTATCATTTAGGAATCATTATTCATCATTCAAAAACATCGTTTATCATTTGAGAATCCTTATTCATCATTTAAAAATCACTGTTTCTCACTTAAGAATCATAATCAATCATTAAAAAATCATTGTTTCTCACTTAAGAATCATTATTCATCATTCATAAATCATTGTTTCTCacttaagaataataattaatcattcaaAAATCATTGTTTCTCACTTAAGAATCATTATTCATCATTCATAAATCATTGTTTCTCacttaagaataataattaatcattcaaCACTCGTTGTTTCTCACTTAAGAATCATTATTCATCATTCATAAAGCGTTTATCATTTAAGAATCACTATTCATGTTTCAAAAATCATCGTTTATTAGTTAAGAATCATTATTACCCATTCAgaaattattgtttatcatttaaGAATCGTTATTCATCATTCAAAAATCCTCGTTTATCATTTAAGAATCAATATTCATCATTTAAGGCTGTGTTAACACCTAACAATTCGATTCGATTAAATTCATGGAAAACTGTTTGATTCGATTCATTTTGAATCATCGTCGTTCATACCAACAGACTCAACAGGGAGTAGTGCAAAGGCTGACATGGAAATTAGAGtactgaaaaaggaaaaggaagtgtGTTGACATAAAGATATTTCCATCTCTCTTTTGTTAAGAAACTGTTATGAGATTTTCCCTTGAGGAATGCGTAGGTTCGATGATATTTCTTGTAATCGCTTGTCCTACCAATTTCTAGGTTTTATCGGTAGCAGGGCTTGTTGTCTATGGAATCATACAGAGCTTTTTTCTGCAAAAAGGCCTTAgatttcgatattttttttcatgGTATTTCCTTTGTAAATGCTAACTCCGAAAAGATTATAGTAGGTTGTTTATTtctgcatttcctttcctcaatggacaatttttccctgttggaacccttgggcttttagcatcctgtttttctaactaggttgtaacttggctaataataataataataataataataataataataataataataataataataataataatgataataataataataactcgactgcaactggctaaagccagcggcggaggattcccctgtaaaataggtgtggaaattctttcgtcaatcagtaaaagatattgtgtaatggtttattggcctaatgaccccttgactaaattttgagttatgttaacaaactattttaaagcaatttatctgtataatagcaggtatgtGGAgaaaaaacataggcaaaaatgacaaatatagagaagttgacctttgaccttgaagaCAATGgccacttacaaggtcatgtgaaggtcacgggttaaatatgaccccatattctgaaacaGCATGTGCGAATGGGTGGGGGGTGACaaaaaaacatcacttttagctcACGTCAAATTTTTcacatgaaatagccatatgaccatGAAagtgagggtcaaggtcaaatatgatatttgatttggaggttttatgcatatgtttggggtagtttactatagcatgctatgaccaaaaaccagtatttcatggagaaattgacAAAGTCACAATTTCTGCAATGTCAATAATAGTtagaaatctatattaaaaaaaagcaattaagcagtcgctacaaaagttaagctaaccttagataaatataaagggcatcatatgccactaagatcagggctttgggccttccggtttttgagatctcggaaacaaacctgttttgagccggtttggccattagcgaccttgaccttaacctacttgcattaaagtagggcactatctggggatttacctctgtatcattgtccataaggcccttagccatatggcttatactttaggcctaatggcctaatggcaatttcaaattttacaaattttggcTTTAAAAgaccctgtgaccttgaaaagtaggtcaagatcacttaaactgggtctatggcatattcttaccataggctacctatgataattatttcagatttcttgcgaaaaaaaacgcgcggaaagcataataataataataataataataataataaaaacaataataataataataatagcaaaaacaatagtattcccctatgggggaatcataataataataataaatctggtgattgtctgtctgtgtctgtctctgcGTGATCGATATAGAAAAATTGTACATGAAACTTACAGAACATTTAATGACCGAATCTCATGTAATTTTTATCGAAAAAGCTAGTgctgctatttccattttgattaaGATCCATTTTGGGGGGTCTatgggccccataattacagaccccctaaaactgtATTACATGAAATCAGGTGAAATCAGGCGGGATAGCACCCTAGACTCTACATTTTAAAAAAATACTTCTTTATCAATCGAGAAATCTGACgttgctatttttattttgatcaagaactACCTTGGAAGGTCTACGGGCCCCAAAATTACAAACCCCCTTAAACTGCATTCagtaataatgaaccaattgcaatgaatgtTGACATAGAGATTGTATGACATAGGAGATTATTTGGGGCTATATCAATTTGGAAATTTGTCCTGAAAATTTGATTTTAGGTGTTGCCCCACACACACCATAcattgattttcttttccatgtgataaaatgtacaaaaacctACATAATATTTAATCATTGAGTCTTGtgtaattattacttttttttcaattttctacaAAATGATACCACCCAAAAAAGAAGAGAATCTactgaatatttaatgattgagtcctatgtaatttttatatttttttcagttttctacaaaatgatgccacccaaaaagaggttctccTTCGCTAAATCCGATAAAGTAAATTCGgcgaaaagaaaaagatagcaggaaacagaagagcagaagaACTTACGGAGGGAAACAAAcctaagaagaatggcagctagatgtgagacaTAAGATGaacaacaaagaaaaactcatgctagcaaatggcagctagccataaagcagaaaatgaagagtagATGGGttcaagaaggaacactaatgcaagcagaagggcagctagacgtgaagccgaagatgaagagcagaggaatttaagaaggaacaccaatacaagcagaatgtcagcgAGTCATGAAGCAGAGGATGAAAAACAGATAAATTtattaagaaggaacactaatgcaagcagaagggcagctagacgtgaagccgaagatgaagagcagaggaatttaagaaggaacaccaatacaagcagaatggcagcgaGTCATGAAGCAGAGGATGAAAAACAGATAAATTtattaagaaggaacactaatgcaagcagaatggcaactagacgtgaagcacgcgatgaagaccaaagaaattctcgccttgaaaataatcaacaaagaagatCAACTAACGAAGAAACCTAAATAAGTCGAAAGGAGCTCagaatagttgccatattgatagagtcatgcATGCAGTAGCAAAGATACGTCCTTTTAATCCTGTACAATGGCGTATGAAACACAAGACATAGTACGAATTGACTTAACGTCTCAACAATATAATCACTGTGAtcctcagaaatggaagaatgaacctcctggatagTGTTGCAGGGGAGGGAAAAGTAGACTGCCTTTGTaagttgaacctcctgaatatctgaaaaaaaatcttaatggaaCATCCCACCATCCGAAAAAATTTCTTGAAAACATAAAACTATACAACAATGCTTTCCAGAAGACTTCATTTGAAGTAAAATTTGTGAATGAGGAGGTATTTATGGCCACATTACAAATCCAAGGTCAAATATACCAGGGCAACGCCGGGTaacactactagtaataataatatttatcatttaatgTTTCTTTGGGACTTATGCAATAGATTTTGATAAATTAGTATGAAAATCGTCATTTGGCATTAGCCATTTAATATTGCAATGAAACAATTAATGCAATTTGCCTTGAGAATTCATATCTTGCACAgtggtgccatatatatatatatatatatatatatatatatatatatatatatatatatatatatatatatatatatgtgtgtgtgtgtgtatgtatgtatatatacatctacgtatatatatatatatatatatatatatatatatatatatatatatatatatacatatatatatatatatatgtatatatatatatatatatatatatatatatatatatatatactgtatatatatatatagataatatatttacatatttaagtatatatatatatatatatatatatatatatatatatatatatatatacatatatatatatatatatatatatttgtataaatatatatatatgtgtgtatatacatatatatatatatatattcatatatatacagtgcatatatataaatatatatatatatatatgtatataaatatatatatatatatatatatatatatatatatataaatatatacacatattttcatacacacacacacacatatatataaatatatatatatatatatatatatatatatatatatatatatatatatatatatacagggtatatatatagatatatatatatatatatatatatatatatatatatatatatatatatatatatatatataatttgtaaatatgcataaatatttcaaatatatatttctctctctctctctctctctctctctctctctctctctctctctctctctctctctctctctctctctctctctctctctctcctttttgccaTCCCCCTTGATCCTTCCTTGTGAGGCATTCCACCTGGATGACCAGCATCATGAacagcacgtctctctctctctctctctctctctctctctctcactaaattaaTCAGGATGTCCAGTAGCATGTTGCTCACTCCACTGATTCGCCGTGACTGATGAAAAATTGGACCATCGCGTATCACTGATTCTGAATCGCCATGATTTGAATTAATTCGAATCGCTCGGTGTGAACAGTTCCATAGGAATTAAAGTGTCAGATCAAAACAAATCATGAATCGATAAGATTCTCCAAGAATTGAATCAAACTGAATCGCTTGGTGTGAACGCAGCCTAAGAATCAATATTGATCATTCAAGAATTGTCGTTTTTCATTCAAGAATTATCATTCATCCTTCGAATTTTAGCATTTATCCTTGAGAATCCTTATTCATCATTCAAAATTCATCGTTTATCATTCAGGAATCACTATTCATCATTCCAAAAATCACTATTCATCATTCCAAAAATCACTGTTTATCATTTAAAAGCCAATATTCATCATTTAAGAATCATCGTTTCTCATTCAACAATTATTATACATCAttcaagaactatcatttatcattTAATAGTCAATATTCATCATTCAAGAATCATTATTCATCATTCAATAATCATTGTTTATGTTAAGAATCAATATTCATCATTCAAGAATCATCATTTTTTCATTCAAGAATCATTCTTCATCATTCAAAAATCTTCGTCCATCGTTTAAGATTCATTCTTCATCATTCAAAAATCATCGTTTATCATTTAAGAATCAATATTCATAATTCAAGAATCATTATTCATCATTCAGTAATCATcgtttattttgaaaataagtatTCATCATTCAAGAATCATCATTTTTCATTCAAGAATCATTCTTCATCATTAAAAAATCTTCTTTCATCATTTAAgaatcattattcatcatttaaaagTCATCGTTTATCATTTAAAAATCAATATTCATCATTCATGAATCATCATTTCTCATTCAGGAATCACTTTTTATCATTCAAGAACCATCGTTTATCTTTTAAGAGTCAATGTTTCAAGAATTATCGGTCAATATTTAAGAATTAATATTCATCATTCATAAATCGATTTTCATTCAAGAATCATTATTCATCGTTTATCATTTGAGAATCATTATCTATCATTTAGGAATCATTGTTTTGTATTCAAGACTCATTATTCATTGTTCAAGATTTATTATCCATTGTTCAAGTATAGTTATTCATCGTTCAAGAATTATTATCCATCGTTCAAGAATAATTATTTATCGTTCCaaaaacatagtttttttttttcattcaataatcATTATTCATCATTCAAGAATCATCTTTTTACATTCAAGAATCCTTATGCATTATTCAAGAATCATCGTTTATCATTCAAGAATCATTATTCATCATCCAAGAATCGATATTCATGAAACATAACTTCACATCAGtacaaaatcttaaaaataattaaCAGTGATCTTTCACACAGTtcataatattgttaatgatataaATAACTACTTTTATTTCCATACTCTACTAAAAAGGAGAGTTTATTTCTCTGTCCTAATATGACCTTTTAATAGAAAAGAGATAAATTCGATAAACCTAATATTGATAAACATCAGTTTTTTACTTAAATGTATACTACCTTCATCTGAAAATATAACTCGGgtaattataaattaataaagaTAAGTTCTATTGATATAGAgaaggatttgtatatatatatatatatatatatatatatatatatatatatatatatatatatatatatatatattgatatatatatatataaatatatttatatatatatatataaatatatttatatatatatatatatatatatatatatatatatatatatatacagtatgtgtgtatacgtatgtgtgtagtATGCACGTGTGTTTCTGTGAGTATATCTGCATGTAACCTACCAATATGAATATGAGTATTTATCAATGAGCATATTTTTGAGACTGAGTAGACAGTATTTTAGGTATTCTAATCCGTTGCCAGCATAGCCAATAAACTATTTGATAAATCATCTTTTTATAGTATCTatacaagtaataaaataataaaataaaaaagtatcagaCATTTCTCTTCTGTCATGCACGACTATATAAGGAGAGCACCTGTGTATATAGAAGTATCTGGTCAGAAGGGTCAGGCAATAAAAAAGTAATCAAAAAAGGTACAGAAGTGTAGGAAAAGGAATGAAAAGAGGAATTGGTAGAGATTGAGGAGATTAATGGTTTAGTGAAGTATATGAAGTGAATCTCTGCAAAGGAAGAGAGAAGATTGCGCGCAGatataaaagagaagaaaaatataaagttgAAGAGAAAAAAGGATGGATAGAAACTAAAACAGATATTAAAACGTTAAAAGGAACATAGGGAAGAACCAAATTTCTTGCAGGGAAGTAAACGCAGACAGAAAGGTTAATTTACAAATTGATCTCCCAATAAAATATGAAACAGAGAGATGATGGTGGTGATGGAAGACGTGAATGCATTTCTGGCTCAATGGAGTGAGTATTTTCAACATATGCTGAATATGGAGGAGATAGGAGAGTCAGGGCTTAAAAAAGCTATTGCAATGGTGGAAATACTTATAAAGAGACTACTGAGGAAGGATGATTACAAGATTGAAGAAAGAAAAGACCCCAGGAGTTGATGGGATTACAGTTGAGATAGAGTGACTGAGTGATTAGGCAAGGGTTGTAGGATATGTTGGATTGAGGGGAAAAGTCTCAacgttaaagaaaataattattctaattCATTAAGGCAACTAACAATTATATTTGCTCTAACAAGAAACTGTATATTTGTATTGAAATAGTAAACGAAATACTTTTTCTATTTCATTAAGGCAAAGGGAAAAAGGGGGACTATATACTTCTATATTTAAATAGTAAACGATATAACTAATCTATTTCATTAGAGCAAAGGGAAAAGGGGGACCATTTTCATCTACATTGAAATAGTAAACAATATAATTAATCTATTTCATTAAGGCAAAGGGGAAAAGTGGGCCTATATACATCGATATTCAAATATTGAACGAAATAATTATTCTATTTCCTTTCAGTAAAGAGGAAGAGGGAGACTATATAATTCTATATTGAAATAGTAAACGATATGATTATTCTATTTCATTAgggcaaaagaaaaaagggggactttatacttttatactgaaAAAGTAAACGATATAATTATTCTATTTcataaatgcaaaagaaaaatggGGACTATATACTTCTTTattgaaaaagtaaagaaaaaaatattctatttcattagGGCAAAAGGAAAAAGGGGACAGTATACCTCTATATTCAAATAGTGAACGAAATAAGTATTCTATTTTATTAAGTTAAAGGGGAATAGGGGAATATATGCTTCTATATTGAAATAGTAAACGATATAATTATTCTAGTTCATTAAGGCAAAGGGGAAAAGAGGGACTGTATACTTCTATATTGAAATAGTGAACAAATTACTATTCTA comes from Palaemon carinicauda isolate YSFRI2023 chromosome 19, ASM3689809v2, whole genome shotgun sequence and encodes:
- the LOC137659035 gene encoding troponin I-like — translated: MGSRRNTNASRRAARREAEDEEQRNLRRNTNTSRMSASHEAEDEKQINLLRRNTNASRRAARREAEDEEQRNLRRNTNTSRMAASHEAEDEKQINLLRRNTNASRMATRREARDEDQRNSRLENNQQRRSTNEET